The genomic stretch ATTCGGAGGAATGGGATTATGCAGTACTCTAGCGAGGATGCAGTTGATCTTGAAAAACCAGCTTCATTATACGGTCGGCAACAATGTGAATAGGGGAGCTTACATCACGATGTCCAGCACTATTAAATTTCTCTAGGAGGCATACGCGTAATGAAGATTATGCTTGTAGATGACGAACCCGTTTTTCTGGAGCAGTTAAAAGAACTTATTCTTCGGATAGCCTCCGAAGAAGGCGCCTATTCGTTTGAAATTATCGCGGAATGTTATAGCGGCCAGATGGCCCTTGATCAAATTCCTTTCTTAATTCCCGATGTCATTATTACGGATATTAAGATGTCGGCGATGGACGGCATCGAATTGTCTCATAAAGTCCAGCAGCGTTGGCCTAGCACCGCAGTCATCATTATTAGCGGCTTCTCTACCTTTGATTATGCTAGAGATGCATTACGAGCTAACGTCGAGGAGTATTTGTTAAAACCCATCGAAACCGATGCCGTAAGAACCGTTCTTTTACGGATTCAAGAAAGACTCATGAAAAAAACGTATTCTCGGAGTAAAGAGATTTTACAATTGATTATTGAATCGAAGCGAAACCCCTCTTTGCCTGAGCTTATTCAAGAGCGATTATTTCCTTACTCTAATTATGCGTTGCTAATCATTCCGGATCATGACTTCTCGATCGATAATGATTTGCTGCTTCCCCAGTCCTTAAGCGCAGAAAAAAATTACTATAGCGAAGCCAAAAGCTACATCGACGAACAGGAAGAGCTTTGGGTATTACGGACCAAGAGCAGGCGAGAGCTTGCGATCCTGATTGGTTTTCATACAGTTTCAGCTCTAAAGCTGCAAAATCTCCTTCAGTTTTCACAGAATCATTTTATGAACAAAGGCCTTAGTCCTTCCATTGCTTACAGTGATAGCTTGCGTGATTTGGCAGATATCAATATCATTCAACAAAAACTGATTGATGAGCTATATAAGAACTTGGTTATTGGAGAGCCGAAGCTCATATCCTTAGCTGACTTCTCAGATCCTCTTCATGATAATTTTCTATTAAAAGCAGAAGAAGTAGAGCAGCTTTCCCTCTACTTGAACAAAAGTGACTGGAAACAAATTAAGAAACTTATTTATCAACTCTTTCAGAACTGGGGTAACCAAAAAACCCCCCTATTATATTTGGAAAAAAACGTAAAGAGCATCGTCCGTTTATTGGAACAGCAATTGCCTCCTATCGACATCGTTACAAGCAAAACCCTTGAAATTCGAATAGAGGAAATATGCTTTGTCTCTTTTTCGTTCTCGGAAACAGCAGATTCCTTCTGGGATTTAATCATTCACGTGTTCCAGCCTCAGGTCCATGAATCAGATTCAGGAGCTCTACTTTTCCAACAGATTGAAAGTTACATTTCGTCTCATCTGAAGGAAGCACTGACTTTAGGTGATTTAATGAAACGTTTCCATATCTCCAGCTCCTATTTATGCAACTTATTTCGTAACAATAGCGGCAAATCATTCGTGGAGTATATTACCACGCTGCGTGTAGAGAAAGCAAAATCACTCATGCTTAACTACCCCACTATGCTGCTGAAAGATATTTCGGAAATCGTAGGCTATCAGGATCATCATTATTTTAGCCGTGTATTTAAGACAGTCGTTGGAACAACGCCTAAAGAATTCAAGAATATGAGCTAAACCATTTTGACCCTCTTGCGCTACATAATGTTCTCGGAAGCTTCATCATAATAACCTTGGACTATTCCAATGAGGATGGCATAACTTGGAATGGAAATATGGGAAAAAGAAAAGCCGAGCGACATCAGGAGTAAATGACTGAGAATCGGTCGGCTTATTTTAAGTGTTCTGATTATCATTCTACTATCGTCTTACGCTAGTTTTTGACTGATGTGAATCTTGTTCATTGCAAAGCCAATTAGGAATTTAAAACCGAGTATTTTCTTCAAAGCGGTGGGGTCTCACGTAGATCTCTCACACCTTCCGAACAGTGGGCGAGTAAAATGCGTCACTATGCATATGCTGAATTTTGTCCCTGTTTGCAGGATTGGTCGTGTCTGGAGATCGGTGCTCCAGAATGGCTTGATATAGGCCGGTTATTTCTTCCAAATGGGCAACGTGCTGTTTGGCTTCTTTGAGCTTAGCGAGCGCCGCTTCTTTATGCTCCATCATGAGTGCGGAGCGTTGCGGATAGTCGAATCTCCTTCGAGACAGAGATCGACGTGCATTTTTATGACTTCAATCGGCATACCGGATTGCTGGAGGCATTTAATGCCATGTAGCCAGTTGATCGATTCTTCCCCTCGATACGCGGGAAAGTCTTTTCTTATAGTACCGCGATCCGAAAGTCGCCAATATGATAGGCAACTGGAGAGTCGAACTGTAAACCTTGATCGAACCGTAAACTCATCACGCATTTAGCCTCATCTATTAAGAAAGGACAGGGCGGGTTCCCCTTGTCCTTTTTATGTACCTCATTGCAAAATCCAAGAATAGTAAAACTTTTTCTAAGAGTGCAATGAAATCTATACTCCTACCATTACAGGTAACATACAAAACCACTGAGACATCCATAACAATCTTGCCCGCTGAATTGAGCGTTGCCAGTCTAACAGTTTATTTTCTTCTGACAGTTAAATCACATACTAATTTGCAAAGGTATGAACTATATTGTCAAGAAATTAACTTTAATGTCACCGAACACAAACTCCATATTCGAGATTTAAACAATTCTTAAGAACAAAAATAGGTAGCCCGGAATATATCATCAGGCTACCCTCTAGATGTTTTAATGCATCAATTCATATGTGGTTCCAAACATTATTTATTGGTTCCGTAGTTTCTTTATTTGGTTCCAGACTTTTTTACTGGTTCCACACTTTTATTTCACTGAACGTTTTTGTGAGTTATACCTACAAATGGCATAAAAAGCACCTTTTTTAAGCGATAATATAACAACGAATTGACACTTTATATATCTGCTAATGGCATAAACCATCAAAACTATATCTTAAGATGACATAAACCGGAACTAAGTTTCGTAGCTGTTCAATTGATGAGGGGAGTATTTGGACAGGTTACCGTAGAAATATAGGTTACCTGTATTAGTAGGTGTTCCACTATTTTTAAAAAAGATGTTGGTTTTTGGAATGAAGGAGGGCATCGTCATATAACATGATATCGATAATAAAATCATGCCTAGACATAAGACTGTCTTACAATTCGAAGGGATTTTATACGACGAACCTAAAAAGCTCATGATCGCTGCAATTGCCCTTCCGGAGAAGTTAAGGGTTGCCCCATTTTTCGCCTCCGCAAATTTCAAGCAGTCGGCTACTTTGTTTGAAATGTAAAATAGCTTATCCTCCATATTGCTCATCGTTATCCCCCATGATTGCATTAACATAATTATAGATATAGTTAAGGGAATTAAAATAGAGGCACCTCAAAAGAGGTGCCTCTATTTCTTTTAACTGCATTCTGTTTTCAATTCTCCGATATTCGTTGAATGTGGTTTGTTTAATTTTCCCAGTTTACTTCCGTATACCCTATGGGGTATATTAGGTCCATGGTCATGAATACCCCATAGGGTATACGGAAGGAGACGAACATTAATGACGATTCATGTAGATAGAATCTTGGACGCTAAAGGATTAGCTTGTCCGATGCCTATTGTGAAAACGAAAAAGGCTATGGATGAGATTGAATACGGTCTTGTTTTGGAAGTACAAGCTACGGATTCAGGTTCCATCGCCGACATTCAAAGTTGGGCAGCCAAAATAGGTCATGCTTACTTGGGAAACAAAATGGATGGAAATGTCATTCATCATTATTTGAGGAAAGCGAATCCCGCCGAAGTTACGCCAGAGCAAAGGCACCCTATTACATTGTTAAACGATGACCTTCAACAGCATTTGAAGCAGCCCCATTTGTTCGAGCATGCCATTATAATCGATGTGCGTGAGCCGGCTGAATATGCATTCGGGCATATCCCTGGTGCGATATCCATCCCATTAGGTGCTTTGGCAAAACGCGCGTCTGAGCTAGATCCTAGTAAGGACATTTATGTAATTTGCCGTACGGGGAACCGAAGCGACATGGCAGCACAAGCTTTAACAGAGTTAGGATTTGCAAAAGTAACGAATATTATTCCGGGTATGTCTGAGTGGACTGGTCCCGTCCAATGCGAGGAGTGATTATTTTATGACAAAAGTTAATCCAATGACCTCCACTCACTTAGCCCGTCACGTTATCGAAAACAAGCCTATATTTGTATTGGATGTTCGTAATGAAGATGATTTCGCATCTTGGAAAATCGAAGGTCAACAAGTTGAAATCTTCAACACTCCTTATTTCGATTTGCTTGATGGTGTCGAAAACATTCTCAGTCAAATACCTGATGACAAGCCGGTCATTGTCGTTTGCGCGAAAGAAGGCTCTTCGATTTTTGTAGCGGAACAATTGCTTGAAGCCGGCTTAAATAATGTCTCCTACCTTGTTGGGGGCATGAAATCATGGAGCGAACATCTTGAACCCGTTAAAGTTGGCGATCTTCAAAACGGAGGCAAAATATTTCAATTTGTGCGGATGGGCAAAGGTTGTCTGTCCTACATGATTGTCTCTGAAAATGAAGCATTGATCGTTGATGCAGCGCGCACGCTGAGCGCTTATGAAGAGTTTGCATTTCGAAACGACATTACGATCAAATATCTAGTGGATACCCACCTACACGCCGATCATATTTCCGGCGGTCGCGAATTGGCACTTAAGGTTAACGGGTTTTACTGGCTCCCGCCAAAGGATGCTGAAGAGGTAACGTTTGATTATCATCCCCTTGAAGAAGGGAATGAAATTACCATCGGCGGAACAACTGTAAAAGTTGCACCTATCTACTCACCTGGTCACACCATCGGTAGCACGACGCTTCTCGTTGATGATAAGTACCTGCTTACAGGTGACATATTGTTTGTTGAATCGATTGGTCGCCCCGACCTTGCCGGAAAAGCTGATGATTGGGTTGGCGATCTTCGAAATACCCTGTACAGCACTTATAGAGAGCTCGATGAAGAATTGGTCGTCCTCCCTGCTCATTTTGCGAGTGTATCCGAACTTAACGAAGACGGAACCGTATGGGCACGACTGGCAGACTTGTTTAAGCGGAATGCAGGACTTAACGTAGCAACAGAAGCAGCGTTCCGTAATTTGGTTTCAACTAATCTTCCACCGCAGCCGAATGCTTATCAAGATATCCGCCTAGTCAACATGGGGGTATTAAGCCCAGCAGAAGATGAAAAAAGGGAAATGGAAATGGGTCCGAACCGCTGCGCTGTTCACGGCTAACCAAAAAATCAATTCGGAGGCGA from Paenibacillus sp. FSL H8-0548 encodes the following:
- a CDS encoding sulfurtransferase TusA family protein, which gives rise to MTIHVDRILDAKGLACPMPIVKTKKAMDEIEYGLVLEVQATDSGSIADIQSWAAKIGHAYLGNKMDGNVIHHYLRKANPAEVTPEQRHPITLLNDDLQQHLKQPHLFEHAIIIDVREPAEYAFGHIPGAISIPLGALAKRASELDPSKDIYVICRTGNRSDMAAQALTELGFAKVTNIIPGMSEWTGPVQCEE
- a CDS encoding response regulator, whose protein sequence is MKIMLVDDEPVFLEQLKELILRIASEEGAYSFEIIAECYSGQMALDQIPFLIPDVIITDIKMSAMDGIELSHKVQQRWPSTAVIIISGFSTFDYARDALRANVEEYLLKPIETDAVRTVLLRIQERLMKKTYSRSKEILQLIIESKRNPSLPELIQERLFPYSNYALLIIPDHDFSIDNDLLLPQSLSAEKNYYSEAKSYIDEQEELWVLRTKSRRELAILIGFHTVSALKLQNLLQFSQNHFMNKGLSPSIAYSDSLRDLADINIIQQKLIDELYKNLVIGEPKLISLADFSDPLHDNFLLKAEEVEQLSLYLNKSDWKQIKKLIYQLFQNWGNQKTPLLYLEKNVKSIVRLLEQQLPPIDIVTSKTLEIRIEEICFVSFSFSETADSFWDLIIHVFQPQVHESDSGALLFQQIESYISSHLKEALTLGDLMKRFHISSSYLCNLFRNNSGKSFVEYITTLRVEKAKSLMLNYPTMLLKDISEIVGYQDHHYFSRVFKTVVGTTPKEFKNMS
- a CDS encoding MBL fold metallo-hydrolase is translated as MTKVNPMTSTHLARHVIENKPIFVLDVRNEDDFASWKIEGQQVEIFNTPYFDLLDGVENILSQIPDDKPVIVVCAKEGSSIFVAEQLLEAGLNNVSYLVGGMKSWSEHLEPVKVGDLQNGGKIFQFVRMGKGCLSYMIVSENEALIVDAARTLSAYEEFAFRNDITIKYLVDTHLHADHISGGRELALKVNGFYWLPPKDAEEVTFDYHPLEEGNEITIGGTTVKVAPIYSPGHTIGSTTLLVDDKYLLTGDILFVESIGRPDLAGKADDWVGDLRNTLYSTYRELDEELVVLPAHFASVSELNEDGTVWARLADLFKRNAGLNVATEAAFRNLVSTNLPPQPNAYQDIRLVNMGVLSPAEDEKREMEMGPNRCAVHG